In the genome of Bradyrhizobium arachidis, one region contains:
- a CDS encoding 3-deoxy-7-phosphoheptulonate synthase, with protein MLSTTDDLRIRELKELSTPEEVMREVPRTLTATRVVMAARNAIHAILTGQDDRLLVVVGPCSVHDPKAALEYAERLAALREDLADQLEIVMRVYFEKPRTTVGWKGLINDPDLDGSFDINKGLRLARNVLSAVNNLGLPAGAEFLDMTTPQYIADLVSWAAIGARTTESQIHRELASGLSCPVGFKNGTDGNVRIAADAVKSASHPHHFMAVTKLGRSAIASTAGNEDCHIILRGGAKPNYDAASVAAACNELAKSGVAPLVMVDASHANSSKKPENQPLVMADIAGQISGGENRIMGVMIESNLVAGRQDVVPGKPLTYGQSITDGCIDWETTATVLEQLADAVEIRRNTQRAGLHERTA; from the coding sequence GTGCTGAGCACGACTGACGATCTTCGTATCCGCGAACTGAAAGAGCTGAGCACGCCGGAAGAGGTGATGCGGGAAGTCCCGCGCACGCTCACCGCAACGCGTGTGGTGATGGCGGCGCGCAACGCCATCCATGCCATCCTCACCGGCCAGGACGACCGCCTGCTGGTCGTGGTCGGCCCCTGCTCCGTCCACGATCCCAAGGCCGCGCTCGAATATGCCGAGCGGCTTGCAGCCTTGCGCGAGGATCTCGCCGACCAGCTCGAGATCGTGATGCGGGTCTATTTCGAGAAGCCGCGCACCACCGTCGGCTGGAAGGGCCTGATCAACGACCCTGACCTCGACGGCAGCTTCGACATCAACAAGGGCCTGCGGCTGGCGCGCAACGTGCTGTCGGCGGTCAACAATCTCGGCCTGCCCGCCGGCGCCGAATTCCTCGACATGACGACGCCGCAATACATCGCGGACCTCGTGTCCTGGGCCGCGATCGGCGCGCGCACCACCGAGAGCCAGATCCACCGCGAGCTGGCCTCGGGGCTATCCTGCCCGGTCGGCTTCAAGAACGGCACCGACGGCAATGTGCGCATCGCGGCGGACGCCGTGAAGTCGGCCTCGCATCCGCATCATTTCATGGCGGTGACGAAGCTCGGCCGCTCGGCGATCGCCTCGACCGCAGGCAACGAGGACTGCCACATCATCCTGCGCGGCGGAGCTAAGCCGAACTATGACGCCGCAAGCGTCGCGGCCGCCTGCAACGAACTGGCGAAATCCGGCGTCGCGCCGCTGGTGATGGTGGATGCGAGCCACGCCAATTCGAGCAAGAAGCCGGAGAACCAGCCGCTGGTGATGGCCGACATTGCCGGCCAGATTTCCGGCGGCGAAAACCGCATCATGGGCGTGATGATCGAGAGCAATCTCGTCGCCGGCCGTCAGGACGTGGTGCCGGGCAAGCCGCTCACCTACGGCCAGAGCATCACCGATGGCTGCATCGACTGGGAGACCACGGCAACCGTGCTCGAGCAGCTCGCCGACGCGGTCGAGATCCGCCGCAACACCCAGCGCGCGGGCCTGCACGAACGGACGGCGTAA